The following are from one region of the Phycisphaerales bacterium genome:
- the xerC gene encoding tyrosine recombinase XerC encodes MTALPLTEAFSTYLTDERQFSPYTARCYGADLKQFIEFLIEHLQREIDPAAEQAAYERRLAGQKGAGPTLTDAICEADSELIRKFLEHLDAHHYSAATLARKIATLRSFFKWAVRGKVASSNPMVQIRTPRQTKRLPKAITIEQVEQLLSAPDEKDVLGTRDRAILQTLYSTGLRVSELVGLTFADIDFEQRVIRVKGKGNKERLVPLGERAMETMGRYVERLRTDPRFSNVLKGEADKTPLFINKHGKRLSSRSVRRKLDKYLGMVGLDSSISPHTLRHTFATHLLDNGADLRAVQALLGHQSLSTTQVYTHLSGQRLRESYDKAHPRAEAS; translated from the coding sequence ATGACGGCATTGCCGCTCACCGAAGCTTTCAGCACCTACCTGACCGATGAGCGTCAGTTCAGCCCCTACACCGCCCGGTGCTATGGGGCCGACCTGAAGCAGTTCATCGAGTTCCTGATCGAGCACCTGCAGCGCGAGATCGACCCTGCCGCCGAGCAGGCCGCCTACGAACGCCGCCTGGCGGGCCAGAAGGGCGCCGGCCCGACGCTGACCGATGCGATCTGCGAGGCCGACAGCGAGCTGATTCGCAAGTTCCTCGAGCACCTGGACGCGCACCACTACTCGGCCGCGACGCTGGCGCGCAAGATCGCCACGCTGCGTTCGTTCTTCAAGTGGGCCGTCAGGGGCAAGGTCGCCAGCAGCAACCCGATGGTGCAGATCCGCACGCCTCGGCAGACCAAGCGGCTGCCCAAGGCCATCACGATCGAGCAGGTCGAGCAGCTCCTGAGCGCACCGGACGAGAAGGACGTGCTGGGCACGCGCGACCGAGCGATCCTGCAGACGCTCTACTCCACCGGGCTCCGCGTGAGCGAACTGGTGGGCCTGACCTTTGCCGACATCGACTTCGAACAGCGGGTGATCCGTGTGAAGGGCAAGGGCAACAAGGAGCGCCTCGTGCCGCTGGGCGAGCGTGCCATGGAGACCATGGGCCGCTACGTCGAGCGACTGCGCACCGATCCCAGGTTCAGCAACGTGCTGAAGGGCGAGGCCGACAAGACCCCGCTGTTCATCAACAAGCACGGCAAGCGGCTGAGCAGCCGGAGCGTCCGTCGGAAGCTGGATAAGTACCTGGGCATGGTGGGACTGGATTCTTCGATCAGCCCGCACACGCTGCGGCACACGTTCGCCACGCACCTTCTGGACAATGGCGCCGATCTTCGCGCGGTGCAGGCCCTGCTGGGCCACCAGTCGCTGAGCACCACGCAGGTGTACACGCACCTGAGCGGCCAGCGTCTGCGCGAGAGCTACGACAAGGCGCACCCTCGGGCCGAGGCCAGCTGA
- a CDS encoding FtsX-like permease family protein, whose translation MRLRQLPFEYAYRNLGRSRVRMLASIIGATLVVLLVLSAAGFVRGMQLTLTQGKGLHENVIIMSTGSEEALERSQIDASTAGQAIASIPGLVERGGVTYASPEINIALPVNTDASDTTPRQAVIRGVRPVAFLVHSEVEIVEGRQPRSGQDEIIVGSLAATRLGLPDERLAVGNTLYFDNRDWTIVGKFRAPNTVMDAEIWMPIIDLQVATKREATLSAVVVSLDTARFSDVDVFAKSRLDLEITAMREADYYASIAAFYRPIRIMVIVTASLIALGGLLGGLNTMYASFAARVREIGTLQAFGFTRAAIVTSLSEESLFAAAIGTIFGAILGLLLLDGLAVKFSMGAFALTLDAPVMLAGIAGGVLVGLVGAIPPAIRCLRLPIPQALKMH comes from the coding sequence ATGCGGCTGAGACAACTCCCCTTCGAATACGCCTACCGCAACCTCGGCCGCAGCCGCGTGCGCATGCTCGCCAGCATCATCGGCGCCACGCTCGTGGTGCTACTGGTGCTGTCCGCCGCTGGCTTCGTCCGTGGCATGCAACTGACGCTCACCCAGGGCAAGGGCCTGCACGAGAACGTCATCATCATGAGCACCGGCAGCGAGGAAGCGCTGGAGCGCAGCCAGATCGACGCCTCCACCGCGGGCCAGGCCATCGCCAGCATCCCGGGCCTGGTTGAGCGCGGCGGGGTCACCTACGCCTCGCCCGAGATCAACATCGCCCTGCCGGTCAACACCGACGCCAGCGACACCACGCCGCGCCAGGCCGTCATCCGCGGCGTGCGCCCCGTCGCGTTCCTGGTGCACAGCGAGGTCGAGATCGTCGAGGGACGCCAGCCCCGCAGCGGGCAGGACGAGATCATCGTCGGCTCGCTGGCCGCCACGCGCCTGGGCCTGCCCGACGAGCGCCTGGCCGTCGGCAACACGCTGTACTTTGACAACCGCGACTGGACCATCGTCGGCAAGTTCCGCGCGCCCAACACGGTGATGGACGCCGAGATCTGGATGCCCATCATCGACTTGCAGGTGGCCACCAAGCGCGAAGCCACCCTGTCGGCGGTCGTGGTGAGCCTCGACACCGCGCGCTTCTCCGACGTCGACGTCTTCGCCAAGAGCCGGCTCGACCTCGAAATCACCGCCATGCGCGAGGCCGACTACTACGCTTCGATCGCCGCGTTCTATCGGCCCATCCGCATCATGGTCATCGTCACCGCCTCGCTCATCGCGCTCGGCGGCCTGCTGGGCGGGCTGAACACCATGTACGCCAGCTTTGCCGCCCGCGTACGCGAAATCGGCACGCTCCAGGCCTTCGGCTTCACGCGCGCCGCCATCGTCACCAGCCTCAGCGAAGAGTCGCTCTTCGCCGCCGCCATCGGCACCATCTTCGGGGCCATCCTGGGCCTCTTGCTGCTCGATGGCCTCGCCGTCAAGTTCTCCATGGGCGCCTTCGCGCTCACGCTCGACGCGCCGGTCATGCTCGCGGGCATCGCTGGCGGCGTGCTCGTGGGCCTGGTGGGCGCCATCCCGCCAGCCATTCGCTGCCTGCGTTTACCCATTCCCCAAGCCCTCAAGATGCATTGA
- a CDS encoding FtsX-like permease family protein, translating to MNIFRFVPYIAKQAWRHRVRSGLTLMGIAIAMFLFTAVQAMRNGVEAATTATANDTTLVVYRKDRFCPVTSQLPQDYQRRIESIPGVVSAVPMKVVVSNCRTSLDVVTFRGVPKDDFIAARGEKFQVIDGSLEDWKRRTDAALLGETLATRRGLKAGQTFDAAGITAYVAGVIRSKDPQDHNVAYTALEFVQLAGRDQLGIVTQFNVKVEDASMLDPVAEAIDDQFARAQDPTQTFGEKAFVARIADDIVELVGFANWLGIGALIAVLALVGNAIILSVQSRIAEHAVLQTLGFNGRLVALLIVAEGVLISLIGGVLGAAVAMLVARFGSFALSVEGQSIPITASWQLLAVGVGVCVALGVLAGLVPAWQASRREIATCFRAV from the coding sequence ATGAATATCTTCCGATTCGTCCCCTACATCGCAAAGCAGGCCTGGCGCCACCGCGTGCGTTCGGGCCTCACGCTCATGGGCATCGCCATCGCGATGTTCCTGTTTACGGCCGTGCAGGCCATGCGCAACGGCGTCGAGGCGGCCACCACCGCGACGGCCAACGACACCACGCTGGTGGTCTACCGCAAGGACCGCTTCTGCCCGGTCACCAGCCAACTTCCCCAGGACTACCAGCGCCGCATCGAGTCGATCCCCGGCGTGGTGTCCGCCGTGCCCATGAAGGTCGTCGTGAGCAACTGCCGGACGAGCCTGGACGTGGTGACCTTCCGCGGCGTACCCAAGGACGACTTCATCGCCGCCCGGGGCGAAAAGTTCCAGGTCATCGACGGCAGCCTCGAAGACTGGAAGCGGCGCACCGACGCGGCGCTGCTGGGCGAGACCCTGGCCACCCGCCGGGGCCTGAAGGCCGGCCAGACCTTCGACGCCGCGGGCATTACCGCCTATGTCGCGGGCGTCATCCGCTCGAAGGATCCGCAAGACCACAACGTCGCCTACACCGCCCTGGAGTTCGTGCAGCTCGCCGGGCGAGACCAGTTGGGCATCGTCACGCAGTTCAACGTGAAGGTTGAAGACGCCAGCATGCTCGACCCCGTGGCCGAGGCCATCGACGATCAGTTCGCCCGCGCCCAGGACCCCACGCAGACGTTCGGTGAGAAGGCCTTCGTCGCGCGCATCGCCGACGACATCGTCGAACTGGTCGGCTTTGCCAACTGGCTGGGCATTGGGGCCCTGATCGCCGTGCTCGCGCTGGTGGGCAACGCCATCATCCTCAGCGTCCAGAGCCGCATCGCCGAGCACGCCGTGCTGCAGACCCTGGGCTTCAACGGCCGCCTGGTCGCGTTGCTCATCGTGGCAGAGGGCGTGCTCATCTCGCTCATCGGTGGCGTGCTGGGCGCGGCCGTCGCCATGCTCGTGGCGCGCTTCGGCAGCTTCGCGCTGTCGGTCGAGGGCCAGTCCATCCCCATCACCGCGAGTTGGCAGCTGCTGGCCGTGGGCGTGGGCGTGTGCGTAGCGCTGGGCGTGCTGGCGGGGCTGGTGCCCGCGTGGCAGGCCTCTCGCCGCGAGATCGCAACGTGCTTCCGGGCCGTGTAA
- a CDS encoding ABC transporter ATP-binding protein: MTLIKCEQLTREFKKGDEIIRPLDGLDLNVPAGEFMALMGPSGSGKTTLLNLIAGIDKPTSGKLIIDGINIADLSRNKLAAWRSENVGYVFQLYNLVPVLTAFENVELPLLLHKLSRAERRQRVQKALEDVGISDRSDHFPRQLSGGQEQRVAIARAIVTDPTILVADEPTGDLDKPSAKSIMELLSRLNQEQGKTIVMVTHDPGTTDYATRTLHLDTGKLAGDMTHDRADADSNAAEEVLA, encoded by the coding sequence ATGACATTGATCAAATGCGAACAACTCACTCGTGAGTTCAAGAAGGGCGACGAGATCATCCGTCCGCTCGACGGGCTCGACCTGAACGTCCCCGCCGGCGAATTCATGGCCCTCATGGGCCCCAGCGGCAGCGGCAAGACCACGCTGCTGAACCTCATCGCCGGCATCGACAAGCCCACCAGCGGCAAGCTCATCATCGATGGAATCAACATCGCCGACCTCAGCCGCAACAAGCTGGCGGCCTGGCGCAGCGAAAACGTCGGCTACGTCTTCCAGCTCTACAACCTCGTGCCCGTGCTCACGGCCTTCGAGAACGTGGAGCTCCCACTGCTGCTGCACAAGCTCAGCCGGGCCGAGCGCCGCCAGCGCGTGCAGAAGGCCCTCGAAGACGTCGGCATCTCCGACCGGAGCGACCACTTCCCGCGACAGCTCTCGGGCGGCCAGGAGCAGCGGGTGGCCATCGCCCGCGCGATCGTCACCGACCCGACCATCCTCGTGGCCGACGAGCCCACGGGCGACCTGGACAAGCCCTCGGCCAAGTCCATCATGGAACTGCTCAGCCGCCTCAATCAGGAGCAGGGCAAGACCATCGTGATGGTGACCCACGACCCGGGTACCACCGACTACGCCACGCGCACGCTGCACCTGGACACCGGCAAGCTGGCCGGCGACATGACGCACGACCGAGCCGACGCGGACTCGAACGCCGCCGAGGAGGTGTTGGCATGA
- the glsA gene encoding glutaminase A: protein MSDAQKITDALSELHARYAGLDDGELADYIPELANVDPSLFSIAVATADGNVCAVGDHETPFTIQSSSKPFTYGHALGMHGRSMVLSRVGVEPTGDAFNSIIKLDAANRPHNPCVNSGAIAVTSLLREMDATASVKQLLDSFNRFAGRKLSVDLPVFTSERTHGNRNRAIAYLMLHFGMIEGDVDAILDLYFQQCAIQVTCKDLAVMAGTLANGGINPVTGERALDAAYVRDVLTVMQTCGMYDYSGQWAYTVGLPAKSGISGAIFAVVPGKLGIACYSPKVDHHGHSVRGLRVFEDLSHEFGLHLFEVDHQDGTAAIDSMFERRTPGAQPTTDALPESPTAYTPDRGRAPEHSE from the coding sequence ATGTCCGATGCGCAGAAGATCACCGATGCCCTGAGCGAATTGCACGCGCGGTACGCCGGCCTGGATGACGGCGAGCTGGCCGACTACATCCCCGAGCTGGCCAACGTCGACCCCTCGCTGTTCTCCATCGCCGTCGCGACGGCCGACGGGAACGTCTGCGCTGTCGGCGATCACGAGACCCCGTTCACCATCCAGTCCTCCTCCAAGCCCTTTACCTACGGCCACGCGCTGGGCATGCACGGCCGCAGCATGGTGCTCAGCCGCGTGGGCGTCGAGCCCACGGGCGACGCGTTCAACTCCATCATCAAGCTCGACGCGGCCAACCGCCCCCACAACCCCTGCGTCAACAGCGGCGCCATCGCCGTCACCAGCCTGCTGCGAGAGATGGACGCCACCGCAAGCGTCAAGCAACTGCTGGACAGCTTCAACCGCTTCGCCGGCCGAAAGCTCAGCGTCGACCTGCCCGTCTTCACCAGCGAGCGCACGCACGGCAACCGCAACCGCGCCATTGCCTACCTCATGCTGCACTTCGGCATGATCGAGGGCGACGTCGATGCCATCCTCGACCTCTACTTTCAGCAGTGCGCCATCCAGGTCACATGCAAGGACCTGGCCGTCATGGCGGGCACGCTGGCAAACGGCGGGATCAATCCCGTCACCGGCGAGCGCGCCCTCGACGCCGCCTACGTCCGCGACGTCCTCACCGTCATGCAGACCTGCGGCATGTACGACTACTCGGGACAATGGGCATACACCGTGGGGCTGCCGGCCAAGAGCGGCATCTCGGGCGCCATCTTCGCCGTCGTTCCGGGCAAGCTCGGCATCGCCTGCTACTCGCCCAAGGTCGACCACCACGGCCACAGCGTGCGCGGCCTGCGGGTCTTCGAAGACCTCTCCCACGAGTTCGGGCTGCACTTGTTCGAGGTCGACCACCAGGACGGCACCGCCGCCATCGACTCGATGTTCGAGCGCCGCACGCCCGGCGCCCAGCCAACCACCGATGCGCTTCCCGAGAGTCCAACGGCATACACGCCCGATCGCGGGCGTGCTCCGGAACACTCAGAGTAA
- a CDS encoding DPP IV N-terminal domain-containing protein, which translates to MMNSSMNSTVLAAAALIAVAGLTTACSTSSGTATAGGPVIRTSEQQTSTPTTARATYRQPVASSNYDRNRSPSTSTPIDPYAIGLTADDSQGFQHMGGSPRAGERLSLSPKTPAQFQPTDAVHGFYGEVFTDNAGLVALDPDRIGGNNLSQISFSVEGADFDPDVSPDGRYITFASTQHSLTSDIFIKPVDSRVITRLTKSEGNDVMPKFSPDGTRVAFSSNRSGNWDLFVMPTTGGKAVQITTESSHELHPTWSPDGKYLAFSRLGEVSGKWELWVTEVGNPGVSKFLTYGLFPQWSPVAGNSATGNGERILFQQSKERGDRAFTVWSLDFNGMTASNLTQVASSPYAACINPAWSRDGKWISFATVPNPTQWAKMDETRPTSAQLWMVAQDGTALVELTDDNAVNLMPSWGPGNEIFYISDRGGVDNIWSMSANNAILAATGVDPDVNNPANQGPAYTGVPDTGGN; encoded by the coding sequence ATGATGAACAGCAGCATGAACTCGACCGTCCTGGCCGCCGCGGCGCTGATCGCGGTTGCCGGCTTGACCACCGCGTGCAGCACCAGCTCGGGCACGGCTACGGCCGGCGGCCCGGTGATCCGCACGAGCGAGCAGCAGACCAGCACGCCCACGACGGCGCGGGCGACGTACCGCCAGCCGGTGGCCAGCAGCAACTACGACCGCAACCGCTCGCCGTCAACGTCCACGCCCATCGATCCCTACGCCATCGGTCTGACGGCCGATGACTCGCAGGGCTTCCAGCACATGGGTGGTTCACCTCGGGCCGGCGAGCGATTGAGCCTGAGCCCCAAGACGCCCGCCCAGTTCCAGCCCACCGACGCGGTGCATGGCTTCTACGGCGAGGTGTTCACCGACAATGCCGGGCTGGTGGCGCTCGATCCGGATCGCATCGGCGGCAACAACCTTTCGCAGATCAGCTTCAGCGTCGAGGGCGCCGACTTCGATCCGGACGTGTCGCCCGATGGTCGCTACATCACGTTCGCCAGCACGCAGCACAGCCTGACCAGCGACATCTTCATCAAGCCGGTCGACAGCCGCGTCATCACGCGCCTGACCAAGAGCGAGGGCAACGACGTGATGCCCAAGTTCAGCCCCGACGGCACGCGGGTGGCCTTCTCGAGCAATCGCTCGGGCAACTGGGACCTGTTCGTCATGCCCACCACCGGTGGCAAGGCCGTGCAGATCACCACCGAGAGCAGCCACGAGCTTCACCCGACCTGGTCGCCCGATGGCAAGTACCTTGCCTTCAGCCGCCTGGGCGAGGTGAGCGGTAAGTGGGAGCTCTGGGTAACCGAAGTCGGCAACCCGGGCGTGAGCAAGTTCCTGACCTACGGCCTGTTCCCGCAGTGGTCGCCGGTTGCCGGCAACAGCGCTACGGGCAACGGCGAGCGCATCCTGTTCCAGCAGAGCAAGGAGCGCGGCGATCGCGCCTTTACCGTCTGGAGCCTGGACTTCAACGGCATGACCGCCAGCAACCTGACACAGGTCGCTTCGAGCCCGTATGCCGCGTGCATCAACCCGGCTTGGAGCCGCGATGGCAAGTGGATCAGCTTCGCGACCGTGCCCAACCCCACCCAGTGGGCGAAGATGGACGAGACCCGTCCGACTTCGGCCCAGCTGTGGATGGTGGCCCAGGATGGCACCGCCCTGGTGGAGCTGACCGACGACAACGCCGTCAACCTGATGCCCTCGTGGGGCCCGGGCAACGAGATCTTCTACATCTCCGATCGCGGCGGCGTGGACAACATCTGGTCCATGAGCGCCAACAACGCCATCCTGGCGGCCACGGGCGTTGACCCCGACGTCAACAACCCAGCCAACCAGGGCCCGGCGTACACCGGCGTGCCGGACACGGGCGGCAACTAA
- a CDS encoding NADH-quinone oxidoreductase subunit C, whose amino-acid sequence MPTEPRTPTLDHPNFKAVKDAFPGAKLSGTEFRGLSSLIVEPKDAHAVMAFLKNDRGYDFLSDVTAADYLNYPADMPGRFGVIYNMINTQTEDRFLVKTYVDPSLPTDGIQEDPSLVVDSVTDIWPGAEWPEREVFDMYGIRFNGHPDLRRILTWEAYPAHPLRKDYPVRGRGERESYKIVDRSDA is encoded by the coding sequence ATGCCCACCGAGCCCCGCACGCCCACGCTCGACCACCCCAACTTCAAGGCCGTCAAGGACGCCTTCCCGGGCGCCAAGCTCAGCGGCACCGAGTTCCGCGGGCTCAGCTCGCTCATCGTCGAGCCCAAGGACGCCCACGCCGTCATGGCGTTCCTTAAGAACGACCGCGGCTACGACTTCCTGTCGGACGTCACCGCCGCCGACTACCTGAACTACCCCGCCGACATGCCCGGCCGTTTCGGCGTGATCTACAACATGATCAACACCCAAACCGAGGACCGCTTCCTGGTCAAGACTTACGTCGATCCCTCGCTGCCCACCGACGGCATCCAGGAGGATCCGTCGCTGGTGGTCGATAGCGTCACCGACATCTGGCCCGGGGCCGAATGGCCCGAGCGCGAGGTGTTCGACATGTACGGCATCCGCTTCAACGGCCACCCCGACCTCCGCCGCATCCTGACCTGGGAGGCCTACCCCGCCCACCCGCTGCGCAAGGACTACCCCGTCCGCGGCCGCGGCGAGCGCGAGAGCTACAAGATCGTGGATCGCAGCGATGCGTGA